A region from the Mesorhizobium sp. J8 genome encodes:
- a CDS encoding ABC transporter ATP-binding protein, whose translation MPEQPGKNAIEVRGVRKVFGTGENQVAALDTVSVSIRENEFFTLLGPSGCGKTTLLRLIAGFDFPTAGEILLHGKDIAPLPPYKRPVNTVFQSYALFPHMTVAQNIGFGLEMLGKPKAEIEARVAQMLKLVKMEALKARRTSQISGGQQQRVALARALAPQPKVLLLDEPLSALDYKLRKEMQIELKRLQNETGITFIFVTHDQEEALTMSDRIAVMSAGKILQVGTPRDIYDRPAERFVADFIGETNFLPGTVVSKQAGVATVKFASSATISAGYPEGFNPTGEVTLVVRPEHADLVPDPAKGTITGTLSNIVYFGTDTHYHVKLDGGGENFIVRHQNSRSSAVTYETGAKVGIQFEEDAARVLKD comes from the coding sequence GTGCCGGAACAACCGGGTAAGAACGCGATCGAAGTTCGCGGTGTTCGCAAGGTCTTCGGAACCGGCGAAAACCAGGTAGCCGCCCTCGACACGGTGTCGGTGTCGATCCGCGAGAACGAGTTTTTCACATTGCTCGGCCCCTCCGGATGCGGAAAGACGACACTGCTGAGGTTGATTGCCGGCTTCGATTTCCCAACCGCCGGCGAGATATTGCTGCACGGCAAGGACATCGCGCCGCTGCCGCCCTACAAACGCCCGGTCAACACCGTCTTCCAGAGCTACGCGCTCTTCCCGCACATGACGGTGGCGCAGAATATCGGCTTCGGACTGGAGATGCTCGGCAAGCCGAAAGCCGAGATCGAGGCGCGCGTCGCGCAGATGCTGAAGCTGGTCAAGATGGAAGCGCTCAAGGCGCGCCGCACCAGCCAGATTTCGGGCGGCCAGCAGCAGCGCGTGGCGCTGGCCCGGGCGCTGGCGCCGCAGCCGAAAGTGCTCCTGCTCGACGAGCCGCTTTCAGCGCTGGACTACAAGCTACGCAAGGAAATGCAGATCGAGCTGAAGCGGCTGCAGAACGAGACCGGCATCACCTTCATCTTCGTCACCCACGACCAGGAGGAAGCGCTGACCATGTCCGACCGCATCGCGGTGATGTCGGCCGGCAAGATCCTGCAGGTGGGCACGCCGCGCGACATCTACGACAGGCCGGCCGAACGCTTCGTCGCCGACTTCATCGGTGAAACCAATTTCCTGCCTGGCACGGTGGTGTCGAAGCAGGCCGGTGTGGCGACGGTCAAGTTTGCCAGCAGCGCCACGATCAGCGCCGGCTATCCGGAAGGCTTCAATCCGACCGGCGAGGTGACGCTGGTGGTGCGTCCCGAGCATGCCGATCTGGTGCCTGATCCGGCCAAGGGCACGATCACCGGCACGCTCTCGAATATCGTCTATTTCGGCACTGACACGCATTACCACGTCAAGCTCGACGGCGGCGGCGAGAATTTCATCGTGCGCCACCAGAACAGCCGTTCGAGCGCTGTGACCTACGAAACCGGCGCCAAGGTCGGCATCCAGTTCGAGGAGGACGCCGCACGCGTCCTGAAAGACTGA
- a CDS encoding helix-turn-helix transcriptional regulator → MSSSAALLQPDASGSRLTSRGDLTSFFMQLAADIGADSYMLVAIVHDQDRNDARIVSSNWIFDAIELIGKRLIANLALGPLTVAPGVRPKPLVAAHAPDAGALLTGEEARLLDVLGHAEIYSLRLNVGRQRLFVLFSAAEAGKIDLTALMKAQIKCCYALSSIPQLIAAASMQDPLSDRERECLFWVSEGKTTDEVAVILGVSSNTVNSYITHAIQKFAASNRAMAIATAIRSGII, encoded by the coding sequence ATGAGCAGTTCCGCCGCGCTTCTCCAACCCGATGCTTCAGGCTCGCGCCTGACGTCCCGCGGCGATCTCACCAGTTTCTTCATGCAGCTTGCCGCCGATATCGGCGCCGACAGCTACATGCTGGTCGCCATCGTGCACGACCAGGACCGCAACGATGCGCGCATCGTCTCCTCGAACTGGATCTTCGACGCCATAGAGCTCATCGGCAAAAGGCTGATTGCCAATCTGGCGCTGGGCCCCTTGACCGTGGCGCCGGGCGTGCGCCCGAAGCCGTTGGTGGCGGCGCACGCGCCCGACGCCGGCGCATTGCTGACCGGCGAGGAAGCCCGCCTGCTCGACGTGCTCGGCCACGCCGAAATCTATTCGCTGCGGCTCAATGTCGGCCGGCAGCGCCTGTTCGTCCTGTTCTCGGCCGCAGAGGCGGGCAAGATCGACCTCACCGCCCTGATGAAGGCGCAGATCAAATGCTGCTACGCGCTTTCCAGCATTCCGCAGCTGATCGCGGCGGCATCCATGCAGGATCCGCTGTCGGATCGCGAGCGCGAATGCCTGTTCTGGGTTTCGGAAGGCAAGACAACCGACGAAGTCGCCGTCATCCTCGGCGTCTCGTCGAATACCGTGAACAGCTACATCACCCACGCCATCCAGAAGTTCGCGGCCTCGAACCGCGCGATGGCGATCGCAACGGCGATCAGGAGCGGCATCATTTGA
- a CDS encoding ABC transporter permease — MTTAALSSAPLSKAALFEAQAVKTSARRNRLLSLPALIIIGVFGVLPLIIICVYSLLVAAPYGGVQWQFSTDAYLNFLFQRDIFDDTLQFTPDFLIIYLRSFLFAVVTTVICLLLGFPTAYFMATRPPAQRNWWVLLITIPFWSNLLVRTLAIMFIIRDEGLINNALLALGVIDKPITMLYTNFAIQLGLLYAFLPFMVLPLYSSLEKLDFRLVEAAYDLYATRRQVLWRVIIPLSKPGIIAGCLLVFIPALGAYVTPLILGGGVHLMIGDLIAQQFGSGRNWPLGCAQALILMAAVLVALFFYVRNTSGKVQHG, encoded by the coding sequence ATGACCACAGCCGCCCTCTCCTCAGCCCCGCTCTCCAAGGCCGCTTTGTTCGAAGCCCAGGCGGTGAAAACCAGCGCGCGGCGCAACCGGCTCTTGTCGCTGCCGGCGCTGATCATCATCGGCGTTTTCGGCGTGCTGCCGCTGATCATCATCTGCGTCTACTCATTGCTCGTCGCCGCGCCTTATGGCGGCGTGCAGTGGCAGTTCTCGACCGATGCCTATCTGAACTTCCTGTTCCAGCGCGACATTTTCGACGACACGCTGCAGTTCACGCCGGACTTCCTGATCATCTACCTGCGCTCCTTCCTGTTCGCGGTGGTGACGACGGTCATCTGCCTGCTGCTCGGTTTCCCGACCGCCTATTTCATGGCGACGCGGCCGCCGGCGCAACGCAACTGGTGGGTGCTTCTGATCACCATCCCGTTCTGGTCGAACCTTCTGGTCCGCACGCTGGCGATCATGTTCATCATCCGCGACGAGGGGCTGATCAACAACGCGCTCCTGGCGCTCGGCGTGATCGATAAGCCGATCACCATGCTCTACACCAACTTCGCCATACAGCTCGGCCTGCTCTACGCTTTCCTGCCCTTCATGGTGCTGCCACTCTATTCGAGCCTGGAGAAGCTCGACTTCCGCCTGGTCGAGGCAGCTTACGATCTTTATGCGACGCGCCGGCAGGTGCTGTGGCGGGTGATCATTCCGCTGTCCAAGCCCGGCATCATCGCCGGCTGCCTGCTCGTCTTCATCCCGGCGCTCGGGGCCTATGTGACGCCGCTGATCCTGGGCGGCGGCGTGCACCTGATGATCGGCGATCTCATCGCGCAGCAATTCGGTTCGGGCCGCAACTGGCCGCTCGGTTGCGCGCAGGCGCTGATCCTGATGGCGGCGGTGCTGGTGGCGCTGTTCTTCTATGTCCGCAACACGTCGGGCAAGGTGCAGCATGGCTGA
- a CDS encoding ABC transporter permease translates to MAEPRVMDIKDQPGFRSIAVICLLVLYIPVLILMIFSLNSGSLVTHWEGVTLNWYGSALLNEEFHSAAKNTLIISVTATIVSTICATLAAIGMTRVKPWRGLAAAFMIINLPLMVPEIITAVATLSFFALIAGTLGLNFGIGNLILAHTVFCIPFAYMPIRARLEDMDLTLEYAAADLYATPWNAFKRITLPLLVPGIMSGAALAFIVSFDDFTITQLVAGPGQTTLPLYIWNQIRRPMTPEINAISTILLLVSILFVSVSFLIARRRAK, encoded by the coding sequence ATGGCTGAGCCCCGCGTCATGGACATCAAGGACCAGCCGGGCTTCCGCTCGATCGCCGTCATCTGTCTGCTGGTGCTCTATATACCGGTGCTGATCCTGATGATCTTCTCATTGAACAGCGGATCGCTGGTCACGCATTGGGAAGGCGTCACGCTCAACTGGTACGGCAGCGCGCTGCTCAACGAGGAGTTCCACAGCGCCGCGAAGAACACCCTGATCATCTCGGTGACGGCGACGATCGTGTCGACCATCTGCGCGACGCTGGCCGCGATCGGCATGACGCGGGTGAAGCCGTGGCGCGGGCTCGCCGCAGCCTTCATGATCATCAACCTGCCGCTGATGGTGCCGGAGATCATCACGGCGGTCGCCACGCTTTCCTTCTTCGCGCTGATCGCCGGCACGCTCGGGCTGAATTTCGGCATCGGCAATCTGATCCTCGCCCACACCGTTTTCTGCATCCCCTTCGCCTATATGCCGATCAGGGCGCGGCTCGAGGACATGGACCTGACGCTGGAATACGCGGCGGCGGACCTCTACGCGACGCCGTGGAACGCCTTCAAGCGCATCACGCTGCCGCTTTTGGTGCCCGGCATCATGTCGGGGGCGGCGCTGGCCTTCATCGTCTCCTTCGACGATTTCACCATCACGCAGCTCGTCGCCGGCCCCGGCCAGACGACGCTGCCCCTCTATATCTGGAACCAGATCCGGCGGCCGATGACACCGGAGATCAACGCCATCTCGACCATCCTGCTCCTGGTGTCGATCCTGTTCGTCTCAGTCTCGTTCCTGATCGCGCGCCGGCGCGCAAAATGA
- a CDS encoding amidohydrolase, translating into MSVAGGGADLVVVNGRVLTMDDDNPAAEAVAVKDGAIIAIGSRAFIEELKGPTTKVVDAQGGSVLPGFIEAHMHLFGGAAELDNLHLAGVHGFDALRDAIQDFAAKRPDARLLIGAGVDYAILPEPVTRHDLDRIIPDRPFAMSASDHHTMWANTKALEEAGLLNGREVGQGNEIVMGADGLAAGELREGEAFGPLLDHYGANRTRLGLEGAEPDPYPSAKELAADRDLMHRGLEWCAKHGITSIQNMDGNLYQLELLAGLEKEGRLLCRTKIPFHFKNFMKLDMLEKASRMAQTYNSEWLTSGMVKVFYDGVLDSWTAVMVDDYADRPGWRGEPLFSPEHFAEVAIEADRRGLQIAVHSIGDGAVRAVLDGYQAALKKNGRRDSRHRVEHIEVITASDVPRFAELGVLASMQPAHPPGALNFPMEPTISRIGRDKWPLSYAWRTLKNAGARVVFASDWPVSPVDPILSIQAAVMRKPWAEGMPDQSFSLREAIEGYTVEGAYAEFNEHRKGRLKTGYLADIVVLSADIEATAPEALHTLHPVTTICGGRITYQA; encoded by the coding sequence ATGTCGGTTGCGGGCGGTGGTGCGGATCTGGTGGTCGTCAACGGCCGTGTGCTGACCATGGACGACGACAATCCCGCCGCTGAAGCTGTTGCCGTCAAGGACGGCGCCATCATCGCCATCGGCAGCCGCGCTTTCATCGAGGAGCTCAAAGGTCCGACGACAAAGGTCGTCGACGCGCAGGGCGGCTCCGTTCTGCCGGGCTTCATCGAAGCGCATATGCATCTGTTCGGCGGCGCGGCCGAGCTCGACAACCTGCATCTGGCAGGCGTGCACGGCTTCGACGCGTTGCGCGACGCGATCCAGGATTTTGCGGCCAAGCGCCCGGACGCGAGGCTGCTGATCGGCGCCGGGGTCGACTACGCCATCCTGCCGGAGCCGGTGACGCGCCACGATCTCGACCGTATCATTCCCGATCGTCCCTTCGCCATGTCGGCTTCGGACCACCATACGATGTGGGCGAACACCAAGGCGCTGGAAGAGGCCGGGCTGCTCAACGGCAGGGAGGTCGGACAAGGCAACGAGATCGTCATGGGCGCCGACGGGCTCGCCGCCGGCGAGCTGCGCGAAGGCGAGGCCTTCGGACCGCTCCTCGACCATTACGGGGCGAACCGGACGCGGCTTGGCCTGGAGGGCGCGGAGCCCGATCCGTATCCTTCGGCGAAGGAACTGGCTGCCGATCGGGACCTGATGCATCGCGGCCTCGAGTGGTGCGCCAAGCATGGCATCACCTCGATCCAGAACATGGACGGCAATCTCTACCAGCTCGAGCTGTTGGCCGGGCTCGAAAAGGAGGGGCGGCTGCTCTGCCGCACCAAGATTCCGTTCCACTTCAAGAATTTCATGAAGCTGGACATGCTGGAAAAGGCCTCGCGGATGGCCCAGACCTATAATTCCGAATGGCTGACGTCCGGCATGGTCAAGGTCTTCTATGACGGCGTGCTGGATTCCTGGACGGCGGTGATGGTTGACGACTATGCCGACCGCCCCGGTTGGCGCGGCGAGCCGCTGTTTTCACCCGAACATTTCGCCGAGGTGGCGATCGAGGCCGACAGGCGCGGCCTGCAGATCGCCGTGCATTCGATCGGCGACGGCGCCGTGCGGGCGGTGCTCGACGGCTACCAGGCGGCGCTGAAGAAGAACGGCCGGCGCGACAGCCGGCACCGCGTCGAGCATATCGAGGTGATCACGGCCTCCGACGTGCCGCGTTTCGCCGAGCTCGGCGTGCTCGCCTCGATGCAGCCGGCGCATCCGCCGGGCGCGCTGAACTTCCCGATGGAGCCGACGATCTCGCGCATCGGCCGCGACAAGTGGCCGTTGAGCTATGCATGGCGCACGCTGAAGAACGCCGGCGCGCGGGTGGTGTTCGCATCCGACTGGCCGGTCTCGCCGGTCGATCCGATCCTGTCGATCCAGGCGGCAGTGATGCGCAAACCTTGGGCAGAAGGCATGCCGGACCAGAGCTTCTCGCTGCGGGAAGCAATCGAGGGCTACACGGTCGAGGGCGCCTACGCGGAGTTCAACGAACATCGCAAGGGTCGCCTCAAGACCGGCTATCTCGCCGATATCGTCGTCTTGTCGGCTGATATCGAGGCGACCGCGCCGGAAGCGCTGCACACCCTGCACCCGGTGACCACCATCTGCGGAGGGAGGATCACCTACCAAGCCTAA
- a CDS encoding histone deacetylase family protein, with translation MKTVFSPLHAGHSGQMELVTSAIVPGFEKPSRAEFIKARVESEKLGPIIGPAEHDLTAAKRVHEAHYIDFLPTVWPEWVAAGFTGSAMGFTWPTRGLRGDVPPKRIDALLGYYSFDAGATFVEGTWAAIKSSYDVALTAAALVKGGERTAFALCRPPGHHAGAAFMGGYCFINNAAVVAQWFRDQGAKRVSILDVDYHHGNGTQEIFYRRGDVQVLNLHGDPMVEYPFFLGHADERGEGEGEGFNVNYPMPFGTNWDGWSASLEDACARLAAYAPDVVIVSLGVDTFEKDPISQFKLKSVDYPKIGRRIARLGLPTLFVMEGGYAVEEIGINAVGVLTGFEDR, from the coding sequence ATGAAAACTGTCTTTTCGCCTCTCCACGCCGGCCATTCAGGCCAGATGGAACTGGTCACGTCGGCGATCGTGCCGGGTTTCGAGAAACCGTCGCGGGCCGAATTCATCAAGGCGCGGGTGGAGAGCGAGAAGCTCGGCCCGATCATCGGTCCGGCCGAGCATGATCTGACCGCCGCCAAGCGTGTTCATGAAGCCCACTACATCGACTTCCTGCCGACGGTGTGGCCGGAGTGGGTCGCCGCCGGTTTCACGGGATCGGCCATGGGCTTCACCTGGCCGACGCGCGGCCTGCGCGGCGATGTGCCGCCGAAGCGCATCGATGCCTTGCTCGGCTATTACTCCTTCGACGCCGGCGCAACCTTCGTCGAGGGCACATGGGCGGCGATCAAGTCCTCCTATGACGTGGCGCTGACGGCGGCTGCCCTCGTCAAGGGCGGCGAGCGCACCGCCTTCGCGCTCTGCCGTCCGCCAGGCCACCATGCGGGCGCCGCCTTCATGGGCGGCTATTGCTTCATCAACAACGCCGCTGTCGTCGCGCAATGGTTTCGCGACCAGGGCGCGAAGCGCGTCTCGATCCTCGATGTCGACTACCATCACGGCAACGGCACGCAGGAGATCTTCTATCGCCGCGGCGACGTCCAGGTGCTCAACCTGCATGGCGATCCGATGGTCGAGTACCCCTTCTTCCTCGGTCATGCCGACGAGCGCGGTGAAGGAGAAGGCGAAGGTTTCAACGTCAATTACCCGATGCCCTTCGGCACCAACTGGGACGGCTGGAGCGCGTCGCTGGAGGACGCCTGCGCTAGGCTCGCGGCCTATGCCCCAGACGTCGTCATCGTCTCGCTCGGGGTCGACACGTTCGAGAAGGACCCGATCAGCCAGTTCAAGCTGAAGAGCGTCGACTATCCCAAGATCGGCCGCCGTATCGCCAGGCTCGGCCTGCCGACGCTGTTCGTCATGGAAGGCGGCTACGCCGTGGAAGAGATCGGCATCAACGCCGTCGGCGTGCTGACCGGCTTCGAGGACCGCTGA
- the fliN gene encoding flagellar motor switch protein FliN → MAKTKAEADPDQPDEQLDRAIEELRGVLREEEKRPDAALRSGANSSIIMTIPVDVQIILGSTEMPVSELMALQKGSTVALNRRIGEPVDVVVNGRKIARGEITVLESDPTRFGIRLTEIIAATKSA, encoded by the coding sequence ATGGCAAAAACCAAGGCGGAAGCCGACCCCGATCAGCCCGACGAGCAGCTCGACCGCGCCATCGAGGAATTGCGGGGCGTGCTGCGGGAAGAGGAAAAGCGCCCGGACGCCGCCCTTCGGTCGGGCGCCAATTCTTCCATCATCATGACCATTCCGGTCGATGTGCAGATCATCCTCGGCAGCACGGAGATGCCGGTCTCGGAGCTGATGGCGCTGCAGAAGGGCTCCACGGTTGCGCTCAATCGCCGTATCGGCGAGCCGGTCGACGTCGTGGTCAACGGCCGCAAGATCGCCCGCGGCGAGATCACGGTGCTGGAAAGCGATCCGACGCGCTTCGGCATCCGGCTGACCGAGATCATCGCCGCGACGAAGAGCGCCTGA
- a CDS encoding flagellar motor switch protein FliG translates to MTTALALTRPQKAAAILVAMGKPAASRLLKFFKQDELKALIEGARLLRTIPQADLERIVAEFEAEFTEGAGLLDSADRMDTILNESLSPEEMSAIMGEKKFQPVVEGPPPIWPDLEKLEPSRLGSFLAGEHPQTSAMVLSKLAPQTAANVLLTMEKPLRSQIIKRMVTMANVPDAASRIVENQLRVSVLSQKASRDTTAGQERVASMLNEMAKPELDELMQDLEEAGTPDLAGVKARLFAFDDLPLLPQKARVLLFDGLSTELVTLALRGAPPELAEAALSAIGARSRRMIESELGQGSEGIALADIMAARKSISVAAIRLSREGAFELPSMQATAEAA, encoded by the coding sequence ATGACGACGGCATTGGCGCTGACACGTCCGCAAAAGGCGGCAGCCATACTGGTGGCCATGGGCAAGCCCGCGGCCAGCCGCCTGCTCAAATTCTTCAAGCAGGACGAGCTGAAGGCGCTGATCGAGGGCGCGCGTCTCCTGCGCACCATTCCGCAGGCCGACCTGGAGCGCATCGTCGCCGAGTTCGAAGCCGAATTCACCGAGGGCGCGGGCCTGCTCGATTCAGCCGACCGGATGGACACGATCCTGAACGAATCGCTGTCGCCCGAGGAGATGAGCGCCATCATGGGCGAGAAGAAATTCCAGCCGGTCGTGGAAGGGCCGCCGCCGATATGGCCGGACCTCGAGAAGCTCGAGCCGTCGCGGCTCGGCAGCTTCCTTGCCGGCGAGCATCCGCAGACATCGGCCATGGTGCTGTCGAAGCTTGCGCCGCAGACAGCCGCTAACGTGCTGCTGACGATGGAAAAGCCGCTGCGCAGCCAGATCATCAAGCGCATGGTGACGATGGCCAATGTCCCGGACGCGGCGTCCAGGATCGTCGAGAACCAACTGCGCGTGAGCGTGCTGTCGCAGAAGGCCAGTCGGGACACCACGGCCGGCCAGGAGCGCGTCGCCAGCATGCTCAACGAAATGGCGAAGCCCGAACTGGACGAACTCATGCAGGACCTGGAGGAAGCCGGCACGCCCGATCTCGCCGGCGTCAAGGCGCGGCTGTTCGCCTTCGACGATCTCCCGCTGCTGCCGCAGAAAGCCCGCGTCCTGCTGTTCGACGGGCTGTCGACCGAACTCGTCACGCTGGCGCTGCGCGGCGCGCCGCCGGAACTCGCTGAAGCGGCGCTGTCGGCGATCGGCGCGCGCTCCCGCCGCATGATCGAATCCGAACTCGGACAGGGATCGGAGGGCATTGCGCTTGCCGACATCATGGCGGCGCGCAAGAGCATATCGGTCGCCGCCATCCGGCTGTCGCGCGAAGGAGCTTTCGAGCTGCCCTCGATGCAGGCCACCGCCGAAGCCGCCTGA
- a CDS encoding helix-turn-helix transcriptional regulator produces the protein MKHAQVREAAAALFNDQRNPFGAFSLGSETHHAATIPDAVRRCRWIAVDINASAFGLYFVSPSPERPRLVACFDSDYPGTAVATKFISGANGEDMVRHSRLSTAPRWWADDGAAGSRQVFQSLAWAEPTTPLAPGTNGIAFPVHADRGQCGLVVFLGPEIALSDDTLCEIHARSFALFAAVSRIRPGDTGRMRSISKRELECLKLTANGNTSEEIAKLLKLSVHTANQYLTQSTQKLNAVNRNQAVAKALRLGLIE, from the coding sequence TTGAAGCACGCACAGGTCAGAGAGGCGGCAGCCGCCCTTTTCAACGATCAGCGCAACCCCTTCGGCGCCTTCTCGCTCGGCTCCGAGACCCATCACGCCGCCACCATTCCCGATGCGGTGCGCCGATGCCGCTGGATCGCCGTCGACATCAACGCCTCGGCTTTCGGCCTCTATTTCGTCAGCCCCTCGCCCGAGCGCCCGCGTCTCGTGGCGTGCTTCGATTCCGACTATCCCGGCACCGCGGTCGCGACCAAATTCATCTCCGGTGCCAATGGCGAGGACATGGTGCGCCACAGCCGCCTCTCGACGGCGCCGCGCTGGTGGGCCGACGACGGCGCCGCCGGATCTCGGCAGGTCTTCCAGTCGCTCGCCTGGGCCGAGCCGACCACACCGCTGGCGCCTGGCACCAACGGCATCGCCTTTCCGGTGCATGCCGATCGCGGTCAATGCGGACTGGTCGTTTTCCTGGGCCCGGAGATCGCGCTGTCCGACGACACGCTTTGCGAGATCCACGCCCGCTCCTTCGCGCTTTTCGCGGCCGTCTCCCGCATCCGCCCCGGCGATACCGGCAGGATGCGCTCGATTTCCAAGCGCGAGCTCGAATGCCTGAAACTGACCGCCAACGGCAACACCAGCGAGGAGATCGCCAAACTCCTCAAACTGTCGGTGCATACCGCCAACCAGTATCTCACCCAGTCGACGCAGAAGCTCAACGCGGTCAACCGCAACCAAGCCGTCGCCAAGGCGCTCCGGCTCGGCCTGATCGAGTGA
- a CDS encoding TetR/AcrR family transcriptional regulator — translation MDKRMRLFIRVCQQPEFGMYSGLHRAPMVGSSGERGQRAVKRSLDRKTKIALEPRKQPRQQRSSRVVDRILDAALILTREQGTKTPTTLAIAQRAGLSVGSVYQYFPNKEAILLELGRRWLSSFPEVIAKRIKVSPPTNREEFRREVRKLFIDTSRIYLDNATLMPVIEAISGNADLRPIQDEYDKEIIALYAAWLQHVNPALEEKTAKRLGLVMMEVGHACRLVGLKRDRKTFDLIEDDVEAMWLALVNPYLNLD, via the coding sequence GTGGATAAAAGAATGCGACTGTTTATTCGCGTTTGTCAACAGCCGGAATTTGGAATGTATAGTGGACTGCACCGCGCGCCGATGGTGGGGTCGAGCGGGGAACGGGGGCAACGAGCAGTGAAGCGCAGTCTCGACCGCAAGACCAAAATAGCGCTCGAACCGCGCAAGCAGCCGCGGCAGCAACGGTCAAGCAGGGTGGTCGACAGGATTCTCGACGCAGCGCTGATCCTGACCCGCGAGCAAGGAACCAAGACCCCGACGACGCTCGCCATCGCGCAGCGCGCGGGCCTGTCGGTCGGTTCGGTCTACCAATATTTCCCCAACAAGGAAGCCATCCTTCTCGAACTGGGCAGGCGCTGGCTGTCGTCCTTTCCGGAGGTGATCGCCAAGCGCATCAAAGTCTCCCCGCCCACCAACCGCGAAGAGTTTCGCCGCGAAGTGCGCAAGCTCTTCATCGACACGTCGCGGATCTATCTCGACAACGCGACCCTGATGCCGGTGATCGAGGCCATATCCGGCAACGCCGACCTGAGGCCGATTCAGGACGAATACGACAAAGAGATCATCGCCCTCTACGCAGCCTGGCTGCAGCATGTAAACCCGGCCCTCGAGGAAAAGACCGCCAAGCGATTGGGCCTGGTGATGATGGAGGTCGGGCACGCCTGCAGGCTTGTCGGACTGAAGCGGGATCGCAAGACATTCGACCTCATCGAGGACGATGTGGAAGCCATGTGGCTGGCTCTCGTGAACCCCTATCTCAACCTCGACTGA
- the flhB gene encoding flagellar biosynthesis protein FlhB, whose translation MAEAVDKDSKTEEATEKKIRDTIEQGKLPHSRETAIFASFLAILVFAVFYAKDAIVDLGMFLSTFLEKPEAWPMDTETDVISLYKQVMTEIGRAVVSLLVLLTVAGVGASVFQNMPQIVGERIRPQLSRISIAKGWSRMFGMQGWVEFLKSLAKLGFAIAVLSFTLSEDHRKLLAGMITNPISFGLVIRGIFVDILAAIVFVMGLIAVADIVWSRFHWRRDLRMTKQEVKDELKQSEGDPIVKSRLRSLARDRARRRMMTAVPRATLVIANPTHYSIALKYVREEDSAPIVLAKGQDLVALKIREIARENNIPIFEDVALARSMYKQVSVDSVIPSQFYQAVAELVRIVYSKKAPRKATQ comes from the coding sequence ATGGCTGAAGCGGTCGACAAGGATTCCAAAACCGAGGAAGCCACAGAAAAGAAGATCCGCGACACGATCGAACAGGGCAAGCTGCCCCATTCGCGCGAGACCGCGATCTTTGCCTCCTTCCTCGCCATACTGGTTTTCGCCGTCTTCTACGCCAAGGACGCGATCGTCGATCTCGGCATGTTCCTGTCGACCTTCCTTGAAAAGCCGGAAGCCTGGCCGATGGATACCGAGACCGACGTCATCTCGCTCTACAAGCAGGTGATGACTGAGATCGGCCGCGCCGTCGTCAGCCTGCTGGTGCTCTTGACGGTCGCCGGCGTCGGCGCCTCGGTCTTCCAGAACATGCCGCAGATCGTCGGCGAACGGATCAGACCGCAGCTGTCGCGCATCTCGATCGCCAAGGGCTGGAGCCGGATGTTCGGCATGCAGGGCTGGGTCGAGTTCCTGAAGTCGCTGGCCAAGCTCGGCTTCGCCATCGCCGTGCTGAGCTTCACGCTCTCGGAAGATCATCGCAAGCTGCTCGCCGGCATGATCACCAACCCGATCTCGTTCGGCCTCGTCATCCGCGGCATCTTCGTCGACATCCTTGCAGCGATCGTCTTTGTCATGGGGCTGATCGCGGTGGCCGACATCGTCTGGTCACGCTTCCACTGGCGTCGCGACCTTCGGATGACCAAGCAGGAGGTCAAGGACGAGTTGAAGCAGTCGGAGGGCGATCCGATCGTCAAATCGCGGCTGCGCTCGCTGGCGCGCGACCGGGCGCGCAGACGTATGATGACGGCCGTGCCGCGGGCGACGCTGGTGATCGCCAACCCGACGCACTATTCGATCGCGCTGAAGTATGTACGCGAGGAGGATTCCGCGCCGATCGTGCTGGCCAAGGGACAGGATCTGGTGGCGCTGAAGATCCGCGAGATCGCCAGGGAGAACAACATCCCGATCTTCGAGGATGTCGCGCTTGCGCGCTCCATGTACAAGCAAGTTTCGGTTGATAGCGTGATCCCGTCGCAATTCTACCAGGCGGTCGCCGAGTTGGTGCGGATCGTCTACTCGAAGAAGGCACCGCGAAAAGCAACCCAATGA